The Melitaea cinxia chromosome Z, ilMelCinx1.1, whole genome shotgun sequence genomic interval ACCATGAACgcatgttaaatttattttattagactgATCCCAAATAACTTCACGATAAACACCAGATATACTGGCGGTTCGTGACGCAAGTTGTATAGCTTCATTTTTATATCTCTCCATATTAACGTTATGTAGATCTAATAAttcatcatttatttttaatgatgctATGACCCCAGAAAAAGGTGCCAAATCTTCGGgtattttatttctaagtgGCAGAGGTAATCCACCTACAAAATACTCATTATCACATAAAAGTTTGTGATTAGTACGATTACTATCAGGTTTAAAATGGTCtagactattattattttttgaagaatttttcaaaaaatggTGCGGTAAATTAGAGTTTTCATTTTTGAGTCGCCGTTCTTTGTCTAATTTACATTCTGTAAGGAGAACATGAAGGCGTTCACTTGAATTGATTGAAACTTCGATTGCActtgtttcttttcttttattaagtCTTATATCAAGCCATTGATAAGGTAAGCATTCAAGAGAACTCGTTGACTCTGACTTAAATTCATTGGatgtatactttattattaatcgCATACTTTGTAGCTTCATGTAAAACCAGCTATTTCCGTcatagtttgaaataaaaagtataatgccACTTTCACTTTTAGGCTTTATAGTTAATTCTAACTGCCATTCGTCTTGAACTTCGAAACACGATAATCGTAAATATTGTTCATTTTCAAGGTTAATGTAGGCTTCTTCTATATTAGCATTCTCGTAAGCTATATTCGATGCTACAGAAGGGTATAAATTTCCTGTTTTAGCCTTATTTTCATGTTCCTTTAGTAAATTTACTGGcataaagttaataattaattcttgAATCTCCCCGTGTAATTTCTCACCaagaaaaatacttaatttttcaaTCGTCAATTCTGGGTCACAAGGAAATGAGCTTTGGATTGGAATTTGGGCGTCGTTTATTCTAAATGTTACAGCTTCATTAGTAACTGCTATCAATATCGTTTGCCATACTGATGGTTCAAGCGCTGTAGGTGAACAAGTGCGTGGAAGGCTGCAACTTTTTGAGGACCCGCATGCATCTAAGCATACATGCCATTTATGTAAGCTGACACGTAAACTAGGATTTTGAATTGAACCTCTTCGTAAAAGTGTTCCATGAGGTGATAATGGCATAAAACGTATATAGACATGAAAAAATGTTGAGAATTTTTGAGGAAAATCATATTGCAAAATTGAATCACCATTAAAAATAGCAACTGTATGGCTATACCCTTCACATGGACTTAAATGGCAAGATCCAACTTCAACCTTTGGTCCTAGGCAATTTTTTCCACCACCTGAAGGTATTGGTCTTGTACATGATCTGGTTCTAGATCTTTTTCCAGCCCCACATGTCTTTGAACAAGGCCCCCAAGTGCCCCAGCCTGACCAACCGCCATTAAGTAAGCATTTCTTAGTATTACAAATTTCTAACTCTTCGCATGGACCGCGGCAATGAGTAGTCCAAGTCAAcgaatttgatttatttttttcaatacatgTTCTTTTTCTTCGGCGAACGCCTGCTCCACATTTTTCGGAACATTTTGTCCATTCACCCCATTCACTCCAGATTCCATTAACGCTTAACTCCAAATACTGCTCGTCAATGGCACATTGGTCACCTTCACATTCTATACTTTGCAAAGGTGTACCTATACAAACTAAATGTGATGCTGATGGTGGAGGTGTATCACATCGCCTAAGTCTCCATCTTAAGCCTTTTCCACATTGTGCTCCACAAACAGACCATGAATCCCACGCTCCCCATTCTCCATTAACAGAACATCCTAAATCGTGTTTTACACATTGTAGGGCATTCCACAAAGTTTCAGAATTAAGTTGCCACGTATTTTCTGTAGCCAGCGTAGCTTCAACGCCTTCGTACGGACATTCCATTTGGAGGCAACGCTCCATAAAAGCGGGTATTATTTCTAGTTGACGTAAAGCTTCAACTCGCGATCTATCGCCTTCTACGATTAAACGATAATCTTGTACGGAACAATTTTCTGGGTAACAAGATTCAATTTGTTCATCAAAACCGCTACACGGCAGACCATCTTTCGATGGTGATGGATTATTACATTCTCTTATTCTTTTTCTGTGACCTACATTGTCACAAGCTCCATGACAGGCTGACCAAGGAGTCCAAGCGGACCAGCTACCATCAATAGGACAATCAGGGTCATTTATAATACCCAGCTCACATTCCAGCCGCCATGTAGCCAGAAGTCGTTTACTTTCAGGCCTTTTACAATGAACAAAGAATACTATCAATAAGTATTTTCCacacgaaaataataatttatttaaaacagaatcacttttaaaattcatagtgacaatgtttatttgtttaatgtcACAAAAAGAAGTATGAAATGAAaagacaattaaaattatttaaaggtGAGCATgcacaaaaatatgtaattcgtatgtTTTTTGGCAAATCTGTGACATAAGTAAATTATATTGTGTAGAAAATCTATATGATAATGTGCATGTGTATAATTTTAGTTTCCGTTTACTTCTATATCTTGTACTTAGTTATTCGTCCAAAATATGTACTTGTTACTAAGTTTACTTTTTCACATTTAATACTGCTCGTCCTTGTTCAAATTTAATAcagcatgtttttttttcttcacataTATACACGATTTCATTTTAAAACCACACtgacaaaaaatacatacatacatataatcacgcattttcccgtaggggtaggcagagaccacttctttccacttgctacgatccttacatacttctttcgcttcgtccactttcattcccttcatacatgctcttcggtttagggtactcttgacctggccttttttcaagacgtcaaGTGTACCTAATTTattctgtaataaatatttatagcaaaTAATTTGTTTGTGGTTTCTGTAGAAGACTTAATaacaggaaatttaaattatcacaTATTAAAAGTCaatattaagtaaatagtttatttattaacattagaaaatattgtattaaaaaaaaaaataacagtcaaAAAATAACCTATGACATTTAGACAAACATGCCACGAAAGGTTTGGGAcacggtcttatacacaggtcATGAAACTAAGCCCAAATTCAATCGTAAGAGATTATTAGTACGATACGATACcataacttttcgttcgcgtCAAAGCCGCTGTACGTCACTGCTATCGATGTGTGCGATCAGGTGGTGCGGTGTGCACTGTGCACGCTGGTTGACTGACGCTGCATTGtaattgattataataataataataattcgctcgcagccaggatgcagaaggcggtgttacttgactcggctaggattgtccaccggtttctcagcctacagccctaacccccggccgtttgatctccctgccggggcgtattcctctacccgcttatttttatatatgtaagtataagtaaatctactatattatttatataagtatttattataatatatgtatctattatatattaagcgggtggagtgacatccagtctataataataacatttatttcgggactagcccatatattGTTAGTAACAACGCttcttataacctagtgttagtacaataaataacaaatttaaaatcattattcattataataaatatttatattaagtgacatttcattgtaattggtaatattttaaaacataaatgcgttacgtgatagaaaaagagacagaTTGCTATTCTGTCTTCGTTGCACAACACACCCATCGATCGTCATGCCGTATACCATTAAGCCGacgtatagttcgcgtcatgtaaaaagaacgctgaaagaaactggagggggtgcgtttgcgcatgggtatactcgcgcacaagtactactgttttattttttaattaggctttcactcgcagcttcgtataatggttattggtaggtacattaaaaaatactagaaatacaagtgcgaataattcggactaaataagtataataattatcactttacaaaatcacaatttttttttaaacaaaagcaataacaaattttttagttatcgaaatgtcgtattcaaaaataattattatctgtactctcgatattcgtatcttaatagtttttatgtgtttaaaatgataaactgataattgttttttagtgaaataaatagtaaatggagaattttgtaatttaaaacttttgtgcgcgataataatttgagtcgacgtcgaactgtcaaccgctgtcaaccaatagcacaccggcaagcatgcgacattgataaacactcccgtccccctaccccgtaccaccaaatagaccgataaatcgcttctgcgcagcttcaaggccagcgttctttttacatgacgcgaactataccccCACTACTGTAATTGTAcgacctgtgtataagaccgCAGATTGGGAAGTTGTGTTTAGGTATCACTTGGTAAAAGTTTTGTCAGTAGCTACTAGTTATATTAACAATTATTGatcaaaatttacatttaaaaatacaaattatattctattttattacaatatgttCAAGGTCTAAaagatacaattttatttagcaGATTCTATGTCTATGTTAGATTTtacaacttttatattttacatttgtgTTAATTTTGTGCAACTGCAAATGAATATTCATTATTCAATAATACaagattaaaacaaataaataacacagacaaaacacaaataacaattattttaaaaaatttcatttattgtgTCTTACAAAAAagcaactaaataaatattcaacaacATCAAATTTATTATAGCTTGTTTTTAAAGAAGAAGGAAGGAAACTTAGAATCATTGTACATTTTTTAGTAACATTAGgtcattaataaattttagtcaaaaatgaatttatattaataaaatttatttacaggaGAAAGCAATTAAATGCTGCGAAATTGATAAGCAGAAAAGTAAGGTAGTAGTAGTATAGGTATAAGCACGGATATTGAGGGCTCGGTGATTGAGTGGCGATCGCTTTGCGTATTATGCAGGAGTCGCAAACAGAAAATTGCTTTGTTTAGTACAAAAAAAGATCAGCTCTCAATATCCATGTCTGTAATAATGTACGAAGGATTGAGTTAATTGCTATTTGCTATGCCGATTGATTGAAATAATAACCACTATACTTTTAGTCAACTTAAATCAAGTACTACtagtacaatacaataaaatcgccattttaaactataagtaaatagtttaaaatgtaGATACAAAGAATTTTTTGATTGAGTATCGTCTCAAATTACCTTTTACTCTTATGGTTTTGGATTTCTACACACTTTACtagtaaaaaaaacaactcgttttactaaattattacaaaaaaaaaaaaaaaatgttctgtaGCACTAATATCAGGACAAAATGATAACATTTGCCTGTACtgcatcatcatcacagcatgCATCTTTGTTTTAGTAACATAATAATGTGACAACCGAACATTTAACTTCAAAGGCAAAGAaagtatgtttatttgtttaaaaaagtgtagtactttaaaattgtatgtaaaatacatttaataaattagtacCCAATTTTGTGGATGATTATATGCGAAAAATATTGGACAGTGAAGTAATAACGAAAATGTACTTGAATCAATGTTTTCTGACACTTGGAGCCATTGTAAAAGCCAATCTCTCATGTCTTGATTAGATAAATGGCTGCTGTTCAATCCTCTGATAAGACATGCATTCCTTAAGGCTTCTGTGCTCATAGTTTCTACACCACCTTCCCGAGTAATAGCTTTATCCATTTGTAGCAATAAGAatgctttatattttaactttttcctCCTGAATATAGTTTTTCTTAATCCATACATTTTTAGCAGATGTccctgaaaattaaaaataccatGTGTTTAATGTTATGCTAaggtgtgtgtatgttgttaCATATTTTCTTCGTAAGTTTTAAACAATCATAACCatgcattttttacaatatgcCAAATAATACGCATATTtttcaacaaacaaataatttatagataatagagagataaaaattgacaaaatgtTGGTGTAGCAGTCATAGTACTGTTTGGTGCGCTGATGGTAACGGCTTTAAGCCCCACTCATAGCAAATATTTCTGTGGGCCAAACAGCTGTTTACAGATGATCTTGgatttgtgtttgttttcagACTTCCGACACAGgaggataaataataaaataagggCAGTTGACTGTAATGTGTTGATTATGCTTAATGCATTTAAATTCATTAGGTATCTTTGGCAAACTTCCTATAAACTTGTTGATAATCAtttgtattcatatttttagAAGAGTTGTTTTTGCCAACTTGAACATTAACAAGGGTTTATTTTGATCATAACAGTAACATCAGGTATTGAACAGCTGTGCTGTAGAACAATATTGTAATGATAACAATAATAtgaagttttaaaacaaataatttgttataataactAAGATAATACGCGAAACGTCTATATAAAGTCATGGTCTGGGTGCCCTGCTACTTTAATATATGTCCGTAGCTATGAAAGCTTGAAGACATTTTTGttctacataaaatatacaataccattattattatataacatgttttatggttttaaatataaatactcagTTATAAATTTAAGACTTGCCATGTGTGAATAAGACAAATTAGACAAACTGTATGGTTCCTTGCTAAATAAATCTTTGCATGCCAATACTTCTTGTGCGCTTGGATGAACTCCAGAACCAAGCAAACCAATAACTCTTTGCCATTTCTTTTTCAAATCCCTCGGAGAAACAGAATCTATTTTTGCTTGCAGAGCTCGGAAGACTGGTTTGTTATTTCTAAGTCTATCTGTTAAGTCCTGTACAGTAAATTCAGCTTTTTGCTGTATTGACCAGAAGTGAGAGCATAACAATTTCTTTGGTTTCAAAAACCTGAAATGATGAAATTATCAAATgcctttaaaataaaagttattgcaaaaactacttttaatttacaatgtCAGAAAAATTGTTCCTTTACTACCACTAAATTAGTAGAAATGCTTATTAATGTTAAGATGAATTAAATATTCTAGAACTGCTTCTAACATGTCGGCCGCTCTGATGTAATGGTGCGTGAGCCATGTCAGCGGCGCCTAGACaccgacggttgcgggttcaattcccactcggagtggatatttgtgtttatactaATATGTATTTcgggtctggttgttagtccttatgggtctctccaccgtgccttggagagcatgttaagcagTCAGTCatggttgttatcatttacacctcataacgattgttactcatagtagggaatatatcccccAACCAGCATTGGAatagtgtggtggattaagctttgattctACTTCTGGaccatggagaaagaggcctaaagAAGTGAGCAGTGAGATGTcataggctgaagcgtttaaCATGTGGCAGCTATAAATGTCTacatttaataaactattttttatctatttacaattaattactATGAGTAAAATACTTACGCTAGaggaaatataatatagtttccAAAAGGTATAgctgataatattaatacaggAGCGATTCTCCACATGTCTGATGGCATCTTCTGGTAAAGTTCTATATCTTGACGAGACATATTGGTAAAACCACCATTTTTAGCTATTTTTATCCTCAATGCAATGTAAGTCTTTAAATCTTTTAAGAAATCTTTAATACCTACACTAAAAACTCTGTACATTTTCATTGCTGCCGGAAATCTGTTTTCTAAAACTTTTGTGTAGTTGTTAACATATTCTATGTACCTTTGTACTATATATGTTCTCAATTtctctttttcattttttattgtgCCTGTGTGTTTTGTGCAACAATGTATGAGAAACCTGAAATAGCatacaataattacaatttttttccagcATCCTTGTATTCATATGAGTCATGGGAGATAATTAATGGCAAATAGTTATGAAATATGTAAGGAAGTCAAAGACATGAGTAATACTTGTTTACGAGGCTGGATTTGTGTACTTTTACAatttgcatttaaaataaacaaagtgaAAATATGCAATAAGTACGTAActgtgtaattttattaattagcgtttaaataaaattttataaaagtataaaatttagaCCATATACacattaataattgaaaatttcaaattatttaatttatgggCAAGGCTTTAGGGCTATGATGTACAAtacaggtagatttttttatcggaggttaaattttggttatttctgactctaccttaattctgGTGCTGCAGTAAGTGTACTCATACTCCGTAcggcgactatcacgcgttattttcgaacaaatttacgtaaaaacgatctttactgcaagatcaaaatacgatacaaaCTGACCTTTAATGACTGACAAacagacact includes:
- the LOC123668822 gene encoding uncharacterized protein LOC123668822 — encoded protein: CGKYLLIVFFVHCKRPESKRLLATWRLECELGIINDPDCPIDGSWSAWTPWSACHGACDNVGHRKRIRECNNPSPSKDGLPCSGFDEQIESCYPENCSVQDYRLIVEGDRSRVEALRQLEIIPAFMERCLQMECPYEGVEATLATENTWQLNSETLWNALQCVKHDLGCSVNGEWGAWDSWSVCGAQCGKGLRWRLRRCDTPPPSASHLVCIGTPLQSIECEGDQCAIDEQYLELSVNGIWSEWGEWTKCSEKCGAGVRRRKRTCIEKNKSNSLTWTTHCRGPCEELEICNTKKCLLNGGWSGWGTWGPCSKTCGAGKRSRTRSCTRPIPSGGGKNCLGPKVEVGSCHLSPCEGYSHTVAIFNGDSILQYDFPQKFSTFFHVYIRFMPLSPHGTLLRRGSIQNPSLRVSLHKWHVCLDACGSSKSCSLPRTCSPTALEPSVWQTILIAVTNEAVTFRINDAQIPIQSSFPCDPELTIEKLSIFLGEKLHGEIQELIINFMPVNLLKEHENKAKTGNLYPSVASNIAYENANIEEAYINLENEQYLRLSCFEVQDEWQLELTIKPKSESGIILFISNYDGNSWFYMKLQSMRLIIKYTSNEFKSESTSSLECLPYQWLDIRLNKRKETSAIEVSINSSERLHVLLTECKLDKERRLKNENSNLPHHFLKNSSKNNNSLDHFKPDSNRTNHKLLCDNEYFVGGLPLPLRNKIPEDLAPFSGVIASLKINDELLDLHNVNMERYKNEAIQLASRTASISGVYREVIWDQSNKINLTCVHGRVTRSPYPAYWLYLDTLIENKNMCSIDDGRILRLQITTKNSRPGFYTCRASYNESTRNFITYAILGRSRYKISGPDTLSVIAVCTTVLLVIFTLAWLMIEGYHDVRNGYGFFRDDQDLSGDLVKDDCNQNTHAVDFRGNFKLTSGKARRRKRRLHIKAMLDTHEILNIRQKTDSYNHMDSEPELPALPELNRSILQQPYKIYRCEPFYANSHLQNSQITSLRTILSSPSSNTSPRLLCSRLLMTKPKITKTENKHKKTCYSADIKNITNSLLKSSSPINNSPVQIVLQKFKNLKISDL
- the LOC123668699 gene encoding LETM1 domain-containing protein 1, giving the protein MSIYRFVAISRLTLQSNRLCSTTIGKFYQKQKPRYNENGFLIHCCTKHTGTIKNEKEKLRTYIVQRYIEYVNNYTKVLENRFPAAMKMYRVFSVGIKDFLKDLKTYIALRIKIAKNGGFTNMSRQDIELYQKMPSDMWRIAPVLILSAIPFGNYIIFPLAFLKPKKLLCSHFWSIQQKAEFTVQDLTDRLRNNKPVFRALQAKIDSVSPRDLKKKWQRVIGLLGSGVHPSAQEVLACKDLFSKEPYSLSNLSYSHMGHLLKMYGLRKTIFRRKKLKYKAFLLLQMDKAITREGGVETMSTEALRNACLIRGLNSSHLSNQDMRDWLLQWLQVSENIDSSTFSLLLHCPIFFAYNHPQNWVLIY